A stretch of the Mycolicibacterium celeriflavum genome encodes the following:
- a CDS encoding DUF3140 domain-containing protein, with the protein MAHHVDVDPALWEEFHRVVNMTSRELMDWLRTRSAGEESEEMPDQAGTQTGRAVLEVLQKRRGDLTDEDERVMRKVVDRIHAERRDDLEPTAGQENWRHRLMTIGHDPLKPAP; encoded by the coding sequence ATGGCCCATCATGTCGACGTAGACCCCGCACTCTGGGAGGAGTTCCACCGGGTGGTCAACATGACCTCCCGTGAGCTGATGGACTGGTTGCGCACGCGGTCGGCCGGCGAGGAATCCGAGGAGATGCCGGATCAGGCCGGCACGCAGACGGGCCGCGCGGTCTTGGAGGTGCTGCAGAAGCGGCGCGGCGACCTGACCGACGAGGACGAACGCGTGATGCGCAAGGTGGTCGACCGTATCCACGCCGAACGTCGTGACGATCTCGAGCCGACCGCAGGACAGGAGAACTGGCGGCACCGGCTGATGACGATCGGCCACGATCCGCTCAAGCCCGCCCCCTGA
- a CDS encoding inorganic phosphate transporter, whose product MSTELIILVLLITTALAFDFTNGFHDTGNAMATSIATGALKPKTAVLLAGVLNLVGAFLSVEVAVTVTTSVLNVQDGNSGALLPSIDASTGLTIIFAGLIGGILWNLLTWLFGIPSSSSHALFGGLIGAGLAALGTAGVNWSGITQKVLIPAVAAPLIACLVAACGTWLVYRITRKVAVSRRREGFRWGQIATASLVALSHGTNDAQKTMGVIALALITTGNLSGDVKENGLPFWVIFSCAVAIGLGTYLGGWRVIRTLGKGLVEIDSPQGFAAEASSAAIILSSSAAGMALSTTHVATGSILGSGVGKPGADVRWAVAGRMAVAWLITLPAAGFVGALSFWLSHGVKTLTGSDLAGDSLIFLTLVGLSFYMWRRAKQQKVDHNNVNADWDDATNSVVPPQLRETPSKTAAMV is encoded by the coding sequence GTGAGCACCGAGCTGATCATCCTCGTGCTGTTGATCACGACCGCGTTGGCATTCGACTTCACCAACGGCTTCCACGACACCGGCAATGCGATGGCGACGTCAATTGCCACCGGCGCCCTCAAGCCCAAGACGGCTGTTTTGTTGGCCGGTGTCCTCAACCTCGTCGGCGCGTTTCTCTCGGTAGAGGTCGCGGTCACGGTCACCACATCGGTGCTCAACGTGCAGGACGGCAACAGCGGCGCTCTGCTGCCGTCAATCGATGCGTCGACGGGTTTGACGATCATCTTCGCCGGGCTGATCGGTGGGATCCTGTGGAACCTGCTGACCTGGTTGTTCGGCATACCCTCAAGCTCGTCGCACGCGCTGTTCGGCGGGCTGATCGGCGCGGGCCTCGCCGCGCTGGGCACCGCGGGCGTCAACTGGAGCGGCATCACCCAGAAGGTGCTCATCCCCGCGGTCGCCGCGCCGCTCATCGCCTGTCTGGTGGCCGCATGCGGCACCTGGCTGGTGTACCGGATCACCCGCAAGGTGGCGGTGAGTCGCCGTCGCGAGGGCTTCCGCTGGGGTCAGATCGCGACCGCTTCACTGGTCGCACTGTCGCACGGCACCAACGACGCGCAGAAGACCATGGGCGTCATCGCGCTCGCACTCATCACCACCGGAAACCTCAGCGGCGACGTCAAGGAGAACGGCCTGCCGTTCTGGGTCATCTTCAGCTGTGCGGTCGCGATCGGTCTGGGCACCTATCTCGGCGGTTGGCGCGTCATCCGCACCCTGGGCAAGGGGCTCGTGGAGATCGACTCCCCGCAGGGCTTCGCCGCCGAAGCATCTTCGGCCGCAATCATTCTCAGCTCCAGCGCCGCCGGCATGGCGCTGTCGACCACCCACGTCGCCACCGGATCAATCCTCGGCAGCGGTGTCGGCAAGCCGGGCGCCGACGTCCGCTGGGCGGTGGCCGGCCGGATGGCGGTCGCCTGGTTGATCACGCTGCCCGCCGCGGGATTCGTTGGGGCGCTTTCGTTCTGGCTTTCCCACGGGGTGAAGACACTCACCGGGTCCGACCTCGCCGGCGACAGCCTCATCTTCCTCACGCTCGTGGGGCTCTCGTTCTACATGTGGCGGCGGGCCAAGCAGCAGAAGGTGGACCACAACAACGTCAACGCCGACTGGGACGACGCCACCAACTCCGTCGTGCCCCCGCAACTGCGCGAGACGCCGAGCAAGACCGCGGCGATGGTGTAG
- a CDS encoding TIGR04282 family arsenosugar biosynthesis glycosyltransferase has translation MTVLPVTALVVAKAPVPGLAKTRLAASIGATAAADIAAAALLDTLEAVASAPVERRVVAMTGDLNCASRGDEIRRSLADFTVLAQRGADFAERLANAHADASTGIPVLQIGMDTPQVSAELLAGCGRNLIGTDAVLGLAEDGGWWVLGVSRPSMADCLRTVPMSRPDTGAMTLAALRSDGVDVAMVDMLADFDTLDDVGVVRRECLPHSRFARATEAVRA, from the coding sequence ATGACGGTCCTACCGGTGACCGCGCTGGTAGTGGCCAAGGCACCCGTGCCGGGGTTGGCGAAGACGCGCCTCGCGGCGTCGATCGGTGCCACCGCCGCCGCGGACATCGCCGCGGCCGCGCTGCTCGACACACTCGAAGCCGTGGCCAGCGCACCCGTCGAGCGCAGGGTCGTCGCGATGACCGGTGACCTGAACTGCGCGAGTCGCGGCGACGAAATACGCCGCAGCCTCGCGGATTTCACGGTGCTGGCCCAGCGCGGCGCCGACTTCGCCGAGCGATTGGCGAACGCGCACGCCGACGCGTCCACCGGTATCCCGGTCCTGCAGATCGGGATGGACACCCCGCAGGTGAGCGCCGAACTGCTTGCCGGCTGCGGCCGGAACCTGATCGGCACCGACGCGGTGCTCGGACTCGCCGAGGACGGCGGCTGGTGGGTGCTGGGCGTCTCGCGGCCGTCCATGGCGGACTGCCTGAGGACGGTGCCGATGTCGCGGCCCGACACCGGCGCGATGACGCTCGCGGCGTTGCGTAGCGACGGGGTCGACGTCGCCATGGTCGACATGCTCGCGGATTTCGACACTCTCGACGACGTCGGCGTCGTCCGCCGGGAGTGCTTGCCGCACAGCCGGTTCGCGCGTGCAACCGAAGCGGTGCGGGCCTGA
- a CDS encoding 1,4-dihydroxy-2-naphthoyl-CoA synthase → MSDNTFDPSLWQPVDGFGLTDITYHRHVVDGVKQPTVRVAFDRPEVRNAFRPHTVDELYRVLDHARMSSDVGVILLTGNGPSPKDGGWAFCSGGDQRIRGRSGYQYASGDTAETVDPARAGRLHILEVQRLIRFMPKPVICLVNGWAAGGGHSLHVTCDLTLASREHARFKQTDADVGSFDGGYGSAYLAKQVGQKFAREVFFLGRPYTAEQMHAMGAVNEVVDHAELENVGLEWAAAINGKSPQAIRMLKYAFNLTDDGLVGQQLFAGEATRLAYMTDEAVEGRDAFLEKRDPDWTAFPRYF, encoded by the coding sequence ATGAGTGACAACACCTTTGACCCGTCTCTTTGGCAACCCGTCGACGGCTTCGGGTTGACCGACATCACGTACCACCGTCACGTCGTCGACGGCGTGAAGCAGCCCACGGTGCGCGTCGCGTTCGACCGGCCGGAAGTCCGCAACGCGTTTCGTCCGCACACCGTCGACGAGCTGTACCGCGTGCTCGACCACGCGCGGATGTCGTCGGACGTCGGAGTCATCCTGCTGACCGGTAACGGGCCGTCGCCGAAGGACGGCGGCTGGGCGTTCTGCTCCGGCGGCGACCAACGCATCCGCGGCCGCAGCGGCTACCAGTACGCGTCGGGCGACACCGCCGAGACGGTCGACCCGGCGCGCGCCGGACGGCTGCACATCCTCGAAGTGCAGCGGCTGATCCGCTTCATGCCCAAGCCGGTGATCTGCCTGGTCAACGGCTGGGCCGCCGGCGGCGGGCACAGCCTGCACGTGACCTGCGACCTGACCTTGGCCAGCCGCGAGCACGCCAGGTTCAAGCAGACCGACGCCGACGTCGGCAGCTTCGACGGCGGGTACGGCAGCGCGTATCTGGCCAAGCAGGTCGGCCAGAAGTTCGCGCGTGAGGTCTTCTTCCTCGGCCGGCCGTATACCGCCGAGCAGATGCACGCGATGGGCGCGGTCAACGAGGTCGTCGACCACGCCGAGCTGGAAAACGTCGGGCTGGAATGGGCCGCGGCGATCAATGGCAAGTCACCGCAAGCGATTCGGATGCTGAAGTACGCGTTCAACCTCACCGACGACGGACTGGTGGGCCAGCAGTTGTTCGCCGGGGAGGCCACGCGGTTGGCGTACATGACCGACGAGGCGGTCGAGGGCCGCGACGCGTTCCTGGAGAAGCGCGACCCCGACTGGACCGCCTTCCCGCGCTACTTCTAG
- a CDS encoding SDR family oxidoreductase encodes MSKSPLRRLADQLLLTTMRPPIVPELLQYQPGREVVDLRGKRILLTGASSGIGEAAAEKFARRGATVVVAARRQELLDALVDRITDDGGDAWAHACDLSDLDAVDGLVARVTEELGGVDILINNAGRSIRRPLADSLERWHDVERTMALNYYSPLRLIRGLAPGMRERKNGHIINVSTWGVLSESSPLFAVYNASKAALTAVSRVIETEWSRDGVHSTTLFYPLVRTPMIAPTRAYDGVAGLTASEAADWMITAARTRPVRIAPRMAVTAQAVNSLAPAVVDRVMKRQRVQPNS; translated from the coding sequence GTGAGCAAGAGCCCGTTGCGAAGGTTGGCCGACCAACTGCTGCTGACCACCATGCGCCCGCCGATCGTCCCCGAACTGCTGCAGTACCAGCCCGGCCGCGAGGTCGTCGACCTGCGGGGCAAGCGCATCCTGCTCACCGGCGCGTCCTCGGGGATCGGCGAGGCGGCCGCGGAGAAGTTCGCCCGCCGCGGCGCCACCGTGGTGGTGGCCGCACGTCGTCAGGAGTTGCTCGACGCGCTGGTCGACCGGATCACCGACGACGGCGGCGACGCCTGGGCGCACGCCTGTGACCTCTCGGATCTCGACGCGGTCGATGGCCTCGTCGCCAGGGTCACCGAGGAACTGGGCGGCGTGGACATCCTGATCAACAACGCGGGCCGCTCGATTCGCCGGCCGCTGGCCGACTCGCTGGAGCGTTGGCACGACGTCGAGCGCACCATGGCGCTGAACTACTACTCTCCGCTGCGGCTGATCCGCGGGCTCGCTCCCGGGATGCGCGAGCGGAAAAACGGCCACATCATCAACGTGTCGACGTGGGGCGTGCTCAGCGAGTCGTCCCCGTTGTTCGCGGTGTACAACGCGTCCAAGGCGGCGCTGACCGCGGTGAGCCGCGTCATCGAGACCGAGTGGAGCCGCGACGGCGTGCATTCGACGACGCTGTTCTACCCGCTGGTGCGCACGCCGATGATCGCCCCCACCCGCGCCTACGACGGCGTCGCCGGATTGACCGCATCCGAGGCCGCCGACTGGATGATCACCGCCGCGCGCACCCGGCCCGTGCGCATCGCGCCGCGGATGGCCGTCACCGCTCAGGCCGTGAACAGCCTCGCGCCAGCCGTCGTCGACAGGGTGATGAAACGCCAACGGGTCCAACCGAACTCCTGA
- a CDS encoding MSMEG_1061 family FMN-dependent PPOX-type flavoprotein — protein MMGHHFHLRRSATRRPGELTRSEGDPPGFVHVIDDTTIAIPERPGNKRVDGYLNVLQNPHVGTLFLIPGRGDTLRVNGTARIVSDADYFDALAVKGKRPLLALEVAVEEVFFHCAKAFLRSDAWDPSTWNPSALPSVAQLLKAIRYDWSQAQLDEYHSEENTRSRLY, from the coding sequence ATGATGGGCCATCACTTTCACCTCCGCCGATCGGCTACCCGGCGACCGGGGGAGCTAACCCGATCCGAGGGTGATCCGCCCGGATTCGTCCACGTCATCGACGACACCACGATCGCGATTCCCGAGCGGCCGGGCAACAAGCGTGTCGACGGCTATCTCAATGTCCTGCAGAACCCGCATGTGGGCACGCTGTTCCTGATCCCGGGCCGCGGCGACACGCTTCGAGTCAACGGTACGGCCAGAATCGTCTCGGACGCAGACTATTTCGACGCGCTGGCGGTGAAAGGAAAACGGCCGCTCCTGGCGCTGGAGGTCGCGGTAGAAGAAGTATTCTTCCACTGCGCCAAAGCCTTTCTGCGTTCGGACGCATGGGACCCTTCGACCTGGAATCCGTCGGCGCTGCCGAGCGTCGCGCAGCTGCTCAAGGCGATTCGGTACGACTGGAGCCAGGCCCAGCTCGACGAGTACCACAGCGAGGAGAACACCCGCAGCCGGCTGTACTGA
- a CDS encoding molybdopterin-dependent oxidoreductase, translating into MDPIDRPRRQRLIRWRSPLRGLWLTSVFGAVLLVGLPVVILTGLLSYIAYGPQFGQAIPADVGWLKLPTFDWPTDPSWLYRLNQGLHVGLGLVLVPVVLAKLWSVIPRLFAWPPARSIAQLAERVSLLMLVGGVLFEIVTGVLNIQYDYIFGFSFYTAHYFGAWVFIAGFLVHIAIKIPRMWAGLRSRSMHTVLRTLREDTVADPYTPDGLAPADPEPATLSRRGALALVSGGAAVVAVLTAGQAIGGWTRPAALLLPRGRTRGDGPNDFQVNRTAAAARITPDLTGERWRLALTGGPVPVVLDRTMLTEMPQRTARLPIACVEGWSTTETWTGVPLRDLARLAGVPEPASAFVRSVERRGAFNRATLQRNQVMHPDALLALKVNGADLSPDHGFPARIIVPALPGVHNTKWVARIEFRPVD; encoded by the coding sequence ATGGACCCGATCGACCGCCCGCGGCGACAGCGGCTGATCCGCTGGCGCAGCCCGCTGCGCGGGTTGTGGCTGACGTCGGTGTTCGGCGCGGTGCTGTTGGTCGGGTTGCCGGTGGTGATCCTCACCGGCCTGCTGTCCTACATCGCTTACGGGCCGCAGTTCGGTCAGGCCATTCCGGCCGATGTCGGTTGGCTGAAGTTGCCGACCTTCGACTGGCCCACCGATCCGTCGTGGCTGTATCGGCTCAACCAGGGTCTGCATGTCGGGCTCGGACTCGTGCTGGTGCCGGTGGTGCTCGCGAAGCTGTGGTCGGTGATACCCAGGCTCTTCGCCTGGCCGCCGGCGCGCTCGATCGCCCAACTGGCCGAACGTGTTTCGCTGCTGATGCTGGTCGGCGGCGTGCTGTTCGAAATCGTCACCGGCGTGCTGAACATCCAGTACGACTATATTTTCGGGTTCAGCTTCTACACCGCGCACTACTTCGGTGCGTGGGTGTTCATCGCCGGGTTTCTGGTGCACATCGCGATCAAGATTCCGCGAATGTGGGCGGGGTTGCGGTCCCGGTCGATGCACACTGTGCTGCGTACCTTGCGCGAGGACACCGTCGCGGATCCGTATACGCCCGACGGGTTGGCCCCCGCCGACCCGGAACCCGCGACGTTGAGCCGTCGCGGCGCGCTGGCGCTGGTCAGCGGCGGCGCAGCGGTGGTCGCCGTACTCACCGCCGGGCAGGCCATCGGCGGGTGGACCAGGCCCGCCGCCCTGCTGCTGCCTCGCGGACGGACCCGCGGTGACGGACCGAATGACTTTCAGGTCAACAGGACCGCCGCCGCGGCGCGGATCACCCCCGACCTGACCGGCGAGCGTTGGCGGCTCGCCCTGACCGGCGGGCCGGTGCCCGTCGTGCTGGATCGCACGATGCTGACCGAAATGCCCCAGCGCACCGCCCGCCTGCCGATCGCCTGCGTCGAGGGCTGGTCGACCACCGAGACCTGGACCGGCGTACCGCTGCGCGACCTCGCACGACTGGCCGGCGTGCCGGAGCCCGCGTCGGCGTTCGTGCGGTCGGTGGAACGACGCGGTGCGTTCAATCGCGCGACGCTGCAACGCAATCAGGTCATGCACCCCGACGCCCTGCTGGCACTGAAGGTCAACGGCGCCGACCTGTCACCCGACCACGGGTTTCCGGCCCGGATCATCGTTCCCGCGCTGCCGGGTGTGCACAACACAAAGTGGGTGGCCCGCATCGAGTTCAGGCCGGTGGATTGA
- a CDS encoding long-chain-fatty-acid--CoA ligase, giving the protein MPHPDIATAADIARVYGAERPETVALVAGDRTLTFADLDARSSRAAQAFRAAGVGFGDRVAFIEKNGIEFFEVVCALSKLGAIVVPVNWRLAPAEMAHIIDDADARVVVVGDEFFGHVEAIEDRLAASVVAIGEHPRWPAFDAWLADHPADDPCVTTQPDDVAFLMYTSGTTGAPKGVMLTNDNYFCKATGIAEKWRFDADSVSLAVMPMFHMAGSGWALVGLCEGARTVVLRDVDPPAILEAVAQHGITNMLLVPVVIQRLLETAGVETTDFASLRAIVYGASPITDDVLVKALERFDCDLLQVYGQTETTGSITQLDRHDPELLRSCGKPFEWVEVRIVDDAGRDVPTGTVGELWTRSRQNMRGYWNNPDATAATLTDDGWLKTGDAGYLDEEGYVFLHDRVKDMIVSGGENVYPAEVENVLMTHPAVGDVAVIGVPDMTWGEAVKAIVVPVSVGCPSESELIAYARDRLAGFKLPKSVSFAEDLPRTPSGKVLKRALREPYWEGVGRRIG; this is encoded by the coding sequence ATGCCACACCCCGATATCGCGACCGCCGCGGACATCGCGCGGGTCTACGGCGCCGAACGACCCGAAACGGTCGCGTTGGTCGCCGGTGACCGGACCCTGACCTTTGCCGACCTCGACGCGCGGTCCAGCCGCGCCGCGCAGGCGTTTCGCGCGGCGGGCGTCGGGTTCGGCGACCGGGTCGCGTTCATCGAAAAGAACGGCATCGAGTTCTTCGAAGTCGTCTGTGCCCTGTCCAAACTCGGCGCGATCGTCGTACCCGTCAACTGGCGCCTTGCGCCCGCCGAGATGGCCCACATCATCGACGACGCGGACGCGCGCGTCGTGGTCGTGGGCGACGAGTTCTTCGGCCACGTCGAGGCGATCGAAGACCGGCTGGCGGCGTCCGTAGTCGCCATCGGCGAACACCCGCGCTGGCCGGCGTTCGACGCGTGGCTCGCCGACCACCCCGCTGACGATCCCTGCGTCACAACGCAACCCGACGACGTCGCGTTCCTGATGTACACCTCGGGAACGACCGGCGCCCCGAAGGGCGTCATGCTGACCAACGACAACTACTTCTGCAAGGCCACCGGTATCGCCGAGAAGTGGCGCTTCGACGCCGACAGTGTGAGCCTCGCCGTGATGCCGATGTTCCACATGGCCGGCTCCGGCTGGGCTCTGGTCGGGCTGTGCGAGGGGGCGCGCACCGTTGTGCTGCGTGACGTCGACCCACCCGCGATCCTCGAAGCCGTTGCGCAACATGGGATCACCAACATGCTACTGGTACCCGTCGTGATCCAGCGCCTGCTCGAAACCGCGGGTGTCGAGACGACGGACTTCGCCAGCCTGCGCGCGATCGTCTACGGGGCGTCGCCGATCACCGATGACGTCCTGGTCAAGGCGCTCGAGCGGTTCGATTGTGACCTGTTGCAGGTGTACGGGCAGACCGAAACCACCGGCTCCATCACCCAACTCGACCGCCACGACCCGGAGTTGTTGCGGTCGTGCGGCAAGCCGTTCGAATGGGTCGAGGTGCGCATCGTCGATGACGCCGGACGTGATGTGCCCACCGGCACCGTCGGCGAGCTGTGGACCCGCTCGCGGCAGAACATGCGCGGCTACTGGAATAACCCGGACGCAACGGCCGCCACGCTCACCGACGACGGCTGGCTCAAGACCGGTGACGCCGGCTACCTCGACGAAGAGGGCTATGTGTTCCTGCACGATCGCGTCAAGGACATGATCGTGTCGGGCGGCGAGAACGTGTACCCCGCCGAGGTCGAGAACGTGTTGATGACCCATCCTGCGGTCGGTGACGTCGCGGTGATCGGCGTTCCCGACATGACGTGGGGTGAGGCGGTCAAGGCGATCGTCGTCCCTGTCTCGGTCGGCTGCCCCAGCGAGTCGGAGCTGATCGCCTATGCACGCGACCGGCTCGCCGGGTTCAAGCTGCCCAAGTCGGTGTCGTTCGCCGAAGACCTGCCCCGCACTCCGAGCGGCAAGGTGCTCAAGCGGGCGCTGCGCGAACCGTACTGGGAAGGTGTCGGGCGGCGGATCGGCTGA
- a CDS encoding methyltransferase domain-containing protein yields the protein MLGQLYDRALDGECCWIRQDDGEVRKLPVHNWIGGAHADGRFDRAVVDLCEGPTIDLGCGPGRLVIELIRRGVPALGVDQSATAVGLARRNGAPVLRRDVFGQLPATGRWQTVLLADGNVGLGGDPLRVLRRAAELLRRGGRCIAEFEALTNGIRTGWVRLESSCTVGPWFQWASVGIDCAAEIAEHAGLVLTRVHPIGNRVVASLTLS from the coding sequence ATGCTGGGACAACTCTACGACCGCGCCCTCGACGGTGAGTGCTGTTGGATCCGCCAGGATGACGGTGAGGTGCGAAAGCTCCCCGTGCACAACTGGATCGGTGGTGCGCACGCCGACGGCCGGTTCGACAGGGCCGTCGTCGACCTCTGCGAAGGTCCCACGATCGACCTCGGCTGCGGTCCCGGCCGGTTGGTGATCGAGCTGATCCGACGCGGTGTCCCCGCACTGGGTGTCGACCAGTCCGCGACCGCTGTCGGCCTGGCCCGCCGAAACGGCGCTCCCGTGTTGCGCCGGGACGTGTTCGGGCAACTGCCTGCGACCGGTCGGTGGCAGACCGTACTGCTGGCCGACGGCAACGTGGGGCTCGGCGGTGACCCGCTGCGGGTGCTGCGCAGGGCGGCCGAGTTGCTGCGCCGTGGCGGTCGCTGCATCGCCGAGTTCGAGGCGCTGACCAACGGTATCCGCACCGGCTGGGTCCGGTTGGAGTCGTCGTGCACGGTCGGCCCCTGGTTCCAATGGGCCTCGGTGGGCATCGACTGCGCCGCCGAGATCGCCGAGCACGCGGGGCTGGTGCTGACCAGGGTCCATCCGATCGGAAACCGGGTGGTTGCGAGCCTGACGCTGTCCTAG
- a CDS encoding DUF3349 domain-containing protein — MTENLNVLDNVLSWLRRGYPDGVPPKDYFPLLALLKRSLTEDEVVSAAQTVLKGTTADTVTEDEIRDAIHQVIAQEPNPEEMHQVASRLASVGWPLATASR, encoded by the coding sequence ATGACAGAGAACCTCAACGTGTTGGACAACGTGCTCTCGTGGCTGCGTCGCGGCTATCCGGACGGTGTGCCGCCGAAGGATTACTTTCCCCTCCTCGCGCTGCTGAAGCGGTCACTCACCGAAGACGAGGTCGTCAGCGCCGCGCAGACCGTGCTCAAGGGCACCACCGCCGACACCGTGACCGAAGACGAGATCCGCGACGCGATCCACCAGGTCATTGCTCAGGAGCCGAATCCTGAAGAGATGCACCAGGTTGCGTCTCGATTGGCGTCGGTCGGCTGGCCGTTGGCCACCGCCTCGCGCTGA
- a CDS encoding VOC family protein, with amino-acid sequence MEILASRMLIRPADYQRSLAFYRDELGLAIARDYGAGTVFYAGQSLIELAGHGGPHAGGTMWLQVRDVYATEKELSGRGVPITRAARQEPWGLHEMHVNDPDGVLLIFVQVPETHPLRRDTRQ; translated from the coding sequence ATGGAGATTCTGGCCAGCCGGATGCTGATTCGGCCGGCGGACTATCAGCGGTCGCTGGCGTTCTACCGCGACGAGCTGGGCTTGGCGATCGCCCGCGACTACGGCGCGGGCACCGTGTTCTACGCCGGGCAGTCGCTGATCGAACTCGCAGGCCACGGCGGACCGCACGCGGGCGGCACGATGTGGCTGCAGGTGCGCGATGTCTACGCCACCGAAAAGGAGCTTTCGGGTCGGGGCGTGCCGATCACGCGGGCGGCCCGTCAGGAGCCGTGGGGACTGCACGAGATGCATGTCAACGATCCCGACGGCGTGCTGCTGATTTTCGTGCAGGTGCCCGAGACCCACCCGCTGCGCCGCGACACCCGGCAGTAG
- a CDS encoding DUF3349 domain-containing protein has translation MTKFLARIVAWITAGYPEGVPGPDRVPLFSLLRRRLTDDEVRTVAVELKRTGEFDDADIGVLITSIIDTLPTPEDVERVRQRLAVRGWPLDDPRDPEDDP, from the coding sequence GTGACGAAGTTTCTGGCCAGAATCGTCGCGTGGATCACCGCGGGTTATCCCGAGGGGGTGCCCGGACCGGATCGGGTGCCGCTGTTCTCGCTGCTTCGGCGGCGGCTCACCGATGACGAGGTGAGGACCGTCGCGGTGGAATTGAAGCGGACGGGCGAGTTCGACGACGCCGACATCGGGGTGCTGATCACGTCGATCATCGATACGCTGCCCACGCCGGAGGATGTCGAGCGGGTCCGGCAGCGCCTGGCGGTGCGGGGCTGGCCGCTCGACGACCCACGCGATCCGGAGGACGACCCATAA
- the menE gene encoding o-succinylbenzoate--CoA ligase — translation MLAGRASILPVPADDERETSLLSTSLRAGAAIDDDVAVVVSTSGTTGTPKGAMLTAAALTASAEATHHRLGGPGQWLLALSAHHVAGLQVLVRSVVAGTTPVAIRPSFVADELISAVAALGPGRRYASLVAVQLDKALRDSESAAALSSLDAVLLGGGPMPAPLARQAAAAGIPVVRTYGMSETAGGCVYDGVPLDGVRIRIVDGRIVLGGATLAKGYRNPVTPDPFAEAGWFRTDDVGAVDASGRLTVLGRADDAISSGGLTVIPQVVEAAVVGHPAVAECAVFGVPDERLGQRVAVAVVLVAGCDAPTPAELRGQVAAALDVTAAPREVHIVDELPRRGIGKIDRRALAARYSDLG, via the coding sequence ATGCTCGCCGGACGCGCCAGCATCCTGCCGGTGCCCGCTGATGACGAACGCGAAACATCGCTGCTGTCAACGTCGTTGCGTGCCGGTGCCGCGATCGACGACGACGTCGCCGTCGTGGTATCCACGTCCGGCACGACCGGAACTCCCAAGGGGGCGATGCTGACCGCCGCGGCGTTGACGGCCAGCGCGGAGGCCACGCACCACCGGCTCGGCGGGCCGGGACAGTGGCTGCTCGCGCTGTCGGCGCATCACGTCGCGGGGTTACAGGTGTTGGTGCGTAGCGTGGTCGCCGGGACCACGCCGGTGGCGATCAGGCCGAGCTTCGTTGCGGATGAGCTGATTTCGGCTGTAGCCGCGTTGGGACCTGGGCGCCGCTATGCCTCACTGGTGGCCGTGCAACTCGACAAGGCGCTGCGGGACTCGGAGTCTGCGGCCGCATTGTCGAGCCTGGACGCGGTCCTGCTCGGCGGCGGTCCGATGCCCGCCCCCCTCGCCAGACAAGCTGCCGCAGCAGGGATTCCGGTGGTTCGGACGTACGGCATGAGCGAGACCGCCGGCGGGTGCGTGTACGACGGTGTGCCGCTGGATGGGGTACGGATCCGGATCGTCGACGGCCGGATCGTGCTGGGCGGGGCGACGCTGGCGAAGGGCTACCGCAATCCGGTGACTCCGGACCCGTTCGCCGAAGCGGGCTGGTTCCGCACTGATGACGTCGGCGCCGTTGATGCTTCGGGACGGCTGACGGTGCTGGGCCGGGCCGACGACGCGATCAGCAGCGGCGGGCTGACCGTCATCCCGCAGGTCGTCGAGGCCGCGGTGGTCGGGCATCCGGCGGTCGCCGAGTGCGCGGTGTTCGGGGTGCCCGACGAACGGTTGGGCCAGCGGGTGGCCGTCGCCGTGGTGCTCGTAGCCGGCTGCGACGCGCCCACGCCTGCCGAACTCCGCGGGCAGGTCGCCGCGGCACTGGATGTCACTGCGGCGCCCCGCGAGGTCCACATCGTCGACGAGTTGCCGCGGCGCGGCATCGGCAAGATCGACCGGCGAGCCCTTGCGGCCCGGTACTCCGATCTGGGCTAA